A single Brassica rapa cultivar Chiifu-401-42 chromosome A04, CAAS_Brap_v3.01, whole genome shotgun sequence DNA region contains:
- the LOC103864131 gene encoding protein HLB1, with protein sequence MADTVEEPQLHNGTALSESQTDQHPSSEPLSGDDPKLTDEIPEMKPELTDAKVEEVVQSEVNDLKPEELQPVVIDAKAEEVQPVVIDAKPELAHVNLSPEENQIRSTEADQGTSQAVMKKEDEGNRTFTMRELLSELKSDEGDGTPRSTVSPYSRESASQAAENNPAIDLINRIQVNDEEGRSRQRVLAFAARKYASSIERNPDDHDALYNWALILQESADNVSADSVSPSKDDLLEEACKKYDEATRLCPTLYDAYYNWAIAISDRAKMRGRTKEAEELWEQATNNYEKAVQLNWNSSQALNNWGLALQELSQIVPAREKEKVVRTAISKFRAAIRLQFDFHRAIYNLGTVLYGLAEDTLRTGGSGNGKDIPPGELYSQSAIYIAAAHSLKPSYSVYSSALRLVRSMLPLPHLKVGYLTAPPVGNSLAPHSDWKRTEFELNHERLLQVLKPEAREMGRNLSGKAETMSTNVEKKTVKVNITEIVSVTTCADLTLPPGAGLCIDTVHGPVYLVADSWESLDGWLDAIRLVYTIYARGKSDVLAGIITA encoded by the exons ATGGCGGATACCGTTGAAGAGCCTCAACTACATAATGGAACGGCATTATCTGAGTCTCAAACCGATCAACATCCGTCCTCGGAACCACTATCCGGCGACGATCCCAAACTTACCGACGAGATCCCGGAAATGAAACCGGAGTTAACCGATGCGAAGGTGGAGGAGGTAGTACAATCTGAGGTAAACGATTTGAAGCCGGAGGAATTACAACCAGTTGTAATCGACGCGAAGGCGGAGGAAGTACAACCAGTTGTAATCGACGCGAAGccggagctggcgcatgtgaaTCTGTCGCCGGAGGAGAACCAGATCCGATCCACGGAGGCAGATCAGGGAACGAGCCAGGCGGTAAtgaagaaagaagatgaaggaAACAGAACGTTTACAATGAGAGAGCTGCTGAGCGAACTAAAAAGCGATGAAGGAGATGGGACTCCTCGCAGTACTGTTTCTCCCTatag CCGAGAGAGTGCTTCGCAAGCAGCGGAGAACAATCCTGCAATAGATCTGATCAACAGGATCCAAGTCAACGACGAAGAAGGCCGATCTCGCCAGCGTGTTCTTGCTTTCGCTGCCCGCAA GTATGCTAGTTCGATTGAGAGAAATCCAGATGATCATGATGCTTTATACAACTGGGCACTTATTCTCCAg GAAAGTGCTGATAATGTCAGCGCAGATTCTGTTTCACCCTCTAAGGATGATTTGCTCGAGGAAGCTTGTAAGAAGTACGATGAGGCTACCCGTCTCTGCCCTACGCTCTATGAT GCTTACTACAACTGGGCTATCGCAATCTCTGATAGAGCAAAGATGCGTGGTCGCACCAAGGAAGCTGAAGAATTATGGGAACAG GCGACCAATAACTATGAAAAGGCTGTCCAGCTCAACTGGAACAGTTCCCAG GCTTTAAACAACTGGGGACTGGCGTTGCAG GAACTCAGCCAAATTGTTCCTGCTAGGGAGAAGGAAAAAGTGGTCAGAACTGCAATTAGCAAG TTTAGGGCGGCAATCAGGTTGCAATTTGATTTCCATCGAGCCATATACAACCTTGGAACCGTTCTG TATGGATTAGCAGAAGACACACTTAGAACGGGGGGTTCAGGAAACGGCAAAGACATTCCTCCGGGTGAGTTATACAGCCAATCCGCCATCTACATCGCTGCAGCTCATTCCTTGAAGCCAAGTTATTCG GTTTACAGCAGCGCTTTGAGGCTCGTTCGTTCCATG CTACCTCTACCGCATCTTAAGGTTGGATATCTGACGGCACCACCCGTGGGAAACTCACTCGCTCCTCACAGTGATTGGAAACGCACGGAGTTTGAACTCAATCACGAGAGGCTTCTTCAG GTACTGAAACCTGAAGCAAGAGAAATGGGGAGAAACCTGTCTGGAAAAGCAGAGACAATGAGCACAAACGTGGAGAAGAAGACGGTAAAAGTGAACATAACAGAGATAGTGTCAGTGACGACATGTGCTGATCTGACTCTGCCTCCTGGTGCTGGTCTCTGCATTGATACCGTTCATGGTCCAGTTTACTTG GTAGCAGATTCATGGGAGTCGTTGGATGGATGGCTGGATGCGATTCGTCTGGTGTATACGATTTATGCGAGAGGGAAGAGTGATGTTTTAGCCGGTATTATCACCGCTtaa
- the LOC103864132 gene encoding uncharacterized protein LOC103864132, which produces MASPSTWWLSFPGSVYAKPRLLSSSTALPLAYNPLQNPNNNKLCSRKGKMERLICRADFSQEAPLATAIGACILSSFVFPVAKRVEDEEEENSAIVSTDMRLAAMGIISFIPYFNWLSWVFAWLDTGKTRYSVYALVYLLPYLSSNLSISPEESWLPITSIVLGIIHVQLEASIANGDVQTLAFFRDASKESIHFDKKHSKEKDIDD; this is translated from the exons ATGGCGTCTCCGTCGACTTGGTGGCTTTCATTCCCCGGTTCTGTTTATGCCAAACCGCGCCTACTTTCTTCTTCTACGGCGCTTCCTCTAGCTTACAATCCCCTACAAAACCCTAACAACAACAAG CTGTGTAGTAGGAAGGGGAAGATGGAACGATTAATTTGCAGAGCGGATTTTTCACAGGAAGCGCCGCTAGCGACGGCAATAGGCGCGTGCATACTGAGTTCGTTTGTTTTTCCGGTGGCGAAGAGAGTggaggatgaagaagaggagaatTCAGCTATAGTGTCAACAGATATGAGATTAGCAGCCATGGGAATCATCAGCTTCATCCCTTACTTCAATTGGCTG AGTTGGGTCTTCGCTTGGCTTGACACTGGGAAAACGCGTTACTCTGTCTATGCTCTCGTTTATCTCCTTCCCTATCTCAG CTCAAACCTATCGATTTCCCCGGAAGAGAGCTGGTTGCCCATTACAAGCATTGTCTTGGGCATCATTCATGTTCAG CTGGAAGCAAGTATCGCAAATGGTGATGTTCAGACTCTTGCATTCTTCAGAGACGCATCAAAGGAAAGTATCCATTTTGACAAGAAACATTCCAAG GAGAAAGACATTGACGATTAA
- the LOC103864133 gene encoding UPF0160 protein, whose amino-acid sequence MFPVTKGLIRNFFNPLPLVAAAMAPSSAVVRVYSSTTPTSPSEVSVKKVGTHNGSFHCDEALGCFMIRLSDKFSGADIVRTRDPKILAELDAVLDVGGVYDPHHDRYDHHQKGFEEVFGHGFNTKLSSAGLVYKHFGKEIIAKELNVDQDHPDVLRLFLAVYKSFMEAIDAVDNGINQYDTDKPPRYVNNTHLSSRVGRLNLDWIDPDQSQEKENEAFQLAMALAGEEFLQSVRFHVRSWLPARSIVMQCLEERFKTDSSGEIMVLKQFCPWKLHLFELEQEMKIQPLIKYVIYQDERGKQWRVQAVAVAPDRFENRKGLPEQWRGLRDEKLSEAAEIPGCVFVHMSGFIGGNQSYDGALSMARTALTL is encoded by the exons ATGTTTCCTGTGACCAAGGGTTTAATCAGAAACTTCTTCAATCCTCTCCCTCTTGTCGCAGCAGCAATGGCTCCTTCTTCTGCCGTCGTTAGGGTCTACTCTTCTACCACTCCCACCTCTCCTTCCGAGGTTTCCGTCAAGAAAGTTGGTACTCATAACGGAAGCTTCCACTGCGACGAGGCTCTCGGTTGCTTCATGATCCGCCTCTCCGATAAATTCTCCGGCGCCGATATCGTCCGTACTCGTGACCCTAAG ATATTGGCAGAGCTTGATGCAGTGCTTGACGTTGGAGGCGTTTATGATCCCCACCATGACCGCTATGATCATCACCAGAAAGGCTTTGAAGAGGTGTTTGGGCACGGATTCAACACCAAGCTCAGCAGTGCCGGTCTCGTTTACAAG CATTTTGGAAAGGAGATCATAGCTAAGGAACTTAACGTCGACCAAGATCACCCTGATGTCCTTCGCTTGTTTCTAGCTGTCTACAAGAGCTTCATGGAG GCAATTGATGCTGTGGACAACGGAATAAACCAGTATGATACTGATAAGCCTCCTAGATACGTGAACAACACACATCTGTCTTCAAGGGTTGGAAGATTAAATCTTGATTGGATTGATCCTGACCAGTCACAGGAGAAGGAGAATGAGGCTTTCCAGCTTGCTATGGCTCTTGCTGGCGAAGAGTTCCTCCAA AGTGTAAGGTTTCATGTAAGATCGTGGTTACCGGCTCGATCAATAGTGATGCAATGTCTTGAAGAAAGATTCAAGACGGACTCAAGTGGCGAGATCATGGTATTGAAACAATTCTGCCCT TGGAAGCTTCACTTGTTCGAGCTTGAGCAAGAGATGAAGATCCAACCCCTCATCAAATACGTCATCTACCAGGACGAGCGAGGAAAGCAGTGGAGAGTTCAAGCAGTGGCGGTTGCACCGGACAGGTTTGAGAACCGAAAGGGTCTTCCGGAGCAATGGAGAGGACTTAGAGATGAGAAGCTCTCCGAAGCTGCTGAGATCCCAGGTTGCGTATTTGTGCACATGAGCGGCTTTATAGGCGGAAACCAGTCCTATGACGGCGCTTTATCCATGGCTCGAACTGCTCTCACTCTCTAA
- the LOC103864134 gene encoding putative nuclease HARBI1, which yields MIAGEETATSGDCIIPNKEVAISDSDKFVTQILNGPNEQCQENFRMDKPVFYKLCHILQTRGLLRHTNRIKIEEQLAIFLFIIGHNLRTRAVQELFGYSGETISRHFNNVLNAVTSISTSFFQSTSPDVDQFDPYFKDCIGVVDCIHMPVMVGVDEQGPFRNGHNGLLTQNVLVASSFDLRFNYVLAGWEGSASDQQVLDAALTRPNKLQVPQGKYYIVDSKYQNLPGFIAPYRGGVSEPKGVFNERHKVLHRAVDRALGALKERFPILLSAPPYPLQTQVKLVIAACALHNYVRLEKPDDFVFRMFEEDTLLAETTEEEDRGMALEEEENEGHEHGLFGPEEVEDSLRLRDEIASNLWNHYVQNLPTF from the exons ATGATCGCCGGCGAAGAAACAGCTACCAGTGGAGATTGCATTATTCCCAATAAAGAAGTTGCAATTTCAGATTCCGACAAGTTCGTCACCCAAATCCTCAACGGCCCCAACGAACAATGCCAAGAGAATTTCCGAATGGACAAGCCCGTCTTCTACAAGCTCTGCCACATCCTCCAAACCCGAGGCTTGCTACGCCACACCAACCGAATCAAGATCGAGGAGCAGCTCGCCatcttcctcttcatcatcgGCCACAACCTCCGCACTCGCGCCGTCCAAGAGCTCTTCGGATACTCCGGCGAAACAATCAGCCGCCACTTCAACAACGTGCTCAACGCCGTCACCTCAATCTCCACGAGTTTCTTTCAATCCACCAGCCCCGATGTTGATCAGTTCGATCCTTATTTTAAAGACTGTATTGGAGTCGTTGATTGCATACATATGCCTGTGATGGTGGGCGTCGACGAGCAAGGTCCTTTCCGTAACGGCCATAACGGACTGCTCACGCAGAACGTGCTCGTTGCTTCTTCATTTGATCTCAG GTTCAACTACGTCTTAGCTGGTTGGGAAGGTTCGGCTTCTGATCAGCAAGTTCTCGACGCTGCTTTGACTCGGCCTAACAAGCTGCAAGTCCCTCAAGGGAAGTACTACATTGTGGACAGTAAGTACCAGAATCTTCCGGGGTTTATAGCGCCGTATCGTGGAGGTGTTTCAGAACCCAAGGGGGTGTTCAACGAGCGGCACAAGGTGTTGCATCGAGCGGTTGACAGAGCTTTGGGAGCCTTGAAAGAACGGTTTCCGATCCTGCTATCGGCTCCTCCGTATCCTCTTCAGACGCAAGTGAAGCTGGTGATTGCGGCGTGTGCGTTGCACAACTATGTGCGCTTGGAGAAGCCTGATGATTTTGTGTTTAGGATGTTTGAAGAAGATACGTTGTTGGCAGAaacaacagaagaagaagatagaggAATGGCAttagaggaggaggagaatgAGGGACATGAACATGGTTTGTTTGGACCTGAAGAAGTGGAAGATAGTTTGAGGTTAAGAGATGAGATCGCATCTAACCTCTGGAACCATTATGTCCAAAACCTGCCAACCTTCTAA